A genome region from Populus alba chromosome 3, ASM523922v2, whole genome shotgun sequence includes the following:
- the LOC118054705 gene encoding putative glucose-6-phosphate 1-epimerase isoform X3 — translation MMVSGNACNFVAIFKPPKAIRGGIPICFPQFSNLGSLEPHGFARTRFWSIDNDPPPFPTNSSNKAFIDLILKHSEEDVKIWPHRYEFRLRITLGPGGDLMLTSRIRNTNTDGKSFTFTFAYHTYFHVTDISEVRVEGLETLDYLDNLKNRERFTEQGDAIVFESEVDKVYLRTPTKIAVLDHERKRTFELRKDGLPDAVVWNPWDKKAKTIPDLGDDEYKHMLCVEAACVEKPITLKPGEEWRGRQELSAVPSSYCSGQLNPESAILSEDIGPA, via the exons ATGATGGTATCGGGAAATGCCTGCAACTTTGTG GCTATATTTAAGCCTCCAAAGGCTATCCGTGGAGGTATTCCAATCTGCTTTCCTCAA TTCAGCAATCTTGGTTCTCTTGAACCACATGGATTTGCAAGGACCAGGTTTTGGTCTATTGATAATGATCCCCCACCTTTCCCAACAAATAGCTCCAACAAGGCCTTCATTGACTTAATACTTAAACACTCTGAAGAAGATGTGAAGATCTGGCCTCACAG ATACGAATTTCGCCTACGGATAACTCTGGGTCCTGGAGGAGATTTGATGTTGACCTCTCGCATTCGAAATACAAATACTGATGGGAAATCTTTCACGTTTACATTTGCGTACCACACATATTTTCATGTTACGGATATCAG TGAAGTGAGGGTAGAAGGACTTGAAACACTAGATTATTTGGATAATCTGAAGAACAGAGAACGATTCACTGAACAAGGAGATGCAATAGTCTTTGAATCAGAA GTGGACAAAGTATATCTCAGAACACCTACCAAAATTGCTGTTCTGGACCATGAAAGGAAGAGAACATTTGAATTGCGGAAAGATGGACTTCCTGATGCTG TGGTTTGGAATCCCTGGGATAAGAAAGCAAAGACCATACCTGATCTTGGTGATGACGAGTACAAGCATATGCTGTGTGTAGAGGCTGCTTGTGTGGAAAAGCCCATTACCTTGAAACCTGGTGAAGAGTGGAGAGGAAGGCAGGAGCTCTCTGCTGTTCCTTCTAGTTACTGCAGCGGACAGCTTAATCCAGAAAGTGCGATCTTAAGTGAGGATATAGGGCCTGCATGA
- the LOC118054705 gene encoding putative glucose-6-phosphate 1-epimerase isoform X5 has protein sequence MPATLWLYLSLQRLSVEFSNLGSLEPHGFARTRFWSIDNDPPPFPTNSSNKAFIDLILKHSEEDVKIWPHRYEFRLRITLGPGGDLMLTSRIRNTNTDGKSFTFTFAYHTYFHVTDISEVRVEGLETLDYLDNLKNRERFTEQGDAIVFESEVDKVYLRTPTKIAVLDHERKRTFELRKDGLPDAVVWNPWDKKAKTIPDLGDDEYKHMLCVEAACVEKPITLKPGEEWRGRQELSAVPSSYCSGQLNPESAILSEDIGPA, from the exons ATGCCTGCAACTTTGTG GCTATATTTAAGCCTCCAAAGGCTATCCGTGGAG TTCAGCAATCTTGGTTCTCTTGAACCACATGGATTTGCAAGGACCAGGTTTTGGTCTATTGATAATGATCCCCCACCTTTCCCAACAAATAGCTCCAACAAGGCCTTCATTGACTTAATACTTAAACACTCTGAAGAAGATGTGAAGATCTGGCCTCACAG ATACGAATTTCGCCTACGGATAACTCTGGGTCCTGGAGGAGATTTGATGTTGACCTCTCGCATTCGAAATACAAATACTGATGGGAAATCTTTCACGTTTACATTTGCGTACCACACATATTTTCATGTTACGGATATCAG TGAAGTGAGGGTAGAAGGACTTGAAACACTAGATTATTTGGATAATCTGAAGAACAGAGAACGATTCACTGAACAAGGAGATGCAATAGTCTTTGAATCAGAA GTGGACAAAGTATATCTCAGAACACCTACCAAAATTGCTGTTCTGGACCATGAAAGGAAGAGAACATTTGAATTGCGGAAAGATGGACTTCCTGATGCTG TGGTTTGGAATCCCTGGGATAAGAAAGCAAAGACCATACCTGATCTTGGTGATGACGAGTACAAGCATATGCTGTGTGTAGAGGCTGCTTGTGTGGAAAAGCCCATTACCTTGAAACCTGGTGAAGAGTGGAGAGGAAGGCAGGAGCTCTCTGCTGTTCCTTCTAGTTACTGCAGCGGACAGCTTAATCCAGAAAGTGCGATCTTAAGTGAGGATATAGGGCCTGCATGA
- the LOC118054583 gene encoding uncharacterized protein, whose amino-acid sequence MQPLTEHSRVNLVELKVQIVKRIGAERSKLYFYYLNKFLSLRLSKAEFNKLCVRVIGKDNVLIHNQFIRSILKNACNATVPPPPPSRDKEVPTSASDGSYSYPNGNVDLASHHSTVTDDNIASEDGIQKLVQHHQEGEVFHHPAKLPLIKQSTDGLVSVHSKEQSEISEISTVTPLQAPLGIPFCTVSAGGSHRPLTLASKDRCASSYNSGGLLDTQTLRERMQQLATAHGLHDVSMDSASLLNNGLDAYLKRLIKSCIELINRKRGCDYSTKSNSQKNHSESKHVNGLLPGHHFQVQSSNMILNGTQEQRSHFPISLLDFKVAMELNPQELGEDWPLLLEKICTHPSEE is encoded by the coding sequence ATGCAACCGTTAACTGAGCATTCGCGGGTGAATCTCGTGGAGTTGAAAGTTCAGATAGTGAAGAGAATTGGGGCAGAGAGGTCGAAGTTGTACTTctattatttgaataaatttttgagTTTGAGGCTGAGCAAGGCTGAGTTTAATAAGCTCTGTGTTCGTGTTATTGGGAAAGATAATGTGCTGATACATAATCAATTTATACGTTCGATTTTGAAAAATGCTTGTAATGCCACTGTCCCGCCGCCGCCACCAAGTCGTGATAAGGAGGTTCCTACATCTGCAAGTGATGGTTCGTATTCTTATCCAAATGGGAATGTGGATCTTGCTTCTCATCATTCAACAGTTACAGATGATAATATAGCCTCAGAAGATGGTATACAGAAGCTGGTGCAGCATCATCAAGAAGGGGAAGTTTTCCACCACCCTGCTAAATTACCACTAATAAAACAGTCAACAGATGGTTTAGTTTCTGTACATAGTAAAGAACAGAGTGAAATATCTGAGATATCTACTGTAACTCCACTTCAGGCACCACTTGGAATTCCATTTTGCACCGTGAGTGCAGGTGGTTCCCATAGGCCCTTGACTCTAGCAAGCAAAGATAGATGTGCTAGCTCATATAATAGTGGTGGATTGCTGGATACACAGACGCTAAGAGAGCGAATGCAACAACTCGCTACAGCACATGGCCTTCATGATGTATCCATGGACTCTGCCAGTTTACTGAACAATGGCTTGGATGCTTACTTGAAAAGGCTGATCAAGTCCTGCATTGAACTCATTAATAGAAAGCGTGGATGTGATTATTCGACAAAAAGTAATTCCCAGAAGAACCATTCTGAGAGTAAGCATGTTAATGGTTTGCTGCCTGGCCATCATTTTCAGGTGCAAAGTAGCAATATGATTTTGAATGGAACACAAGAACAGAGATCCCACTTCCCAATATCGTTACTGGATTTCAAGGTTGCAATGGAGCTTAACCCACAGGAGCTTGGAGAAGACTGGCCCTTGCTGCTGGAGAAAATATGCACGCACCCATCAGAAGAATAA
- the LOC118054705 gene encoding putative glucose-6-phosphate 1-epimerase isoform X2, with protein sequence MALTRSSCVRFEAALRRYTCMEVMSHPGRMNMGKNCFLLVARLYLSLQRLSVEFSNLGSLEPHGFARTRFWSIDNDPPPFPTNSSNKAFIDLILKHSEEDVKIWPHRYEFRLRITLGPGGDLMLTSRIRNTNTDGKSFTFTFAYHTYFHVTDISEVRVEGLETLDYLDNLKNRERFTEQGDAIVFESEVDKVYLRTPTKIAVLDHERKRTFELRKDGLPDAVVWNPWDKKAKTIPDLGDDEYKHMLCVEAACVEKPITLKPGEEWRGRQELSAVPSSYCSGQLNPESAILSEDIGPA encoded by the exons ATGAACATGGGGAAGAATTGCTTTTTGTTAGTAGCAAG GCTATATTTAAGCCTCCAAAGGCTATCCGTGGAG TTCAGCAATCTTGGTTCTCTTGAACCACATGGATTTGCAAGGACCAGGTTTTGGTCTATTGATAATGATCCCCCACCTTTCCCAACAAATAGCTCCAACAAGGCCTTCATTGACTTAATACTTAAACACTCTGAAGAAGATGTGAAGATCTGGCCTCACAG ATACGAATTTCGCCTACGGATAACTCTGGGTCCTGGAGGAGATTTGATGTTGACCTCTCGCATTCGAAATACAAATACTGATGGGAAATCTTTCACGTTTACATTTGCGTACCACACATATTTTCATGTTACGGATATCAG TGAAGTGAGGGTAGAAGGACTTGAAACACTAGATTATTTGGATAATCTGAAGAACAGAGAACGATTCACTGAACAAGGAGATGCAATAGTCTTTGAATCAGAA GTGGACAAAGTATATCTCAGAACACCTACCAAAATTGCTGTTCTGGACCATGAAAGGAAGAGAACATTTGAATTGCGGAAAGATGGACTTCCTGATGCTG TGGTTTGGAATCCCTGGGATAAGAAAGCAAAGACCATACCTGATCTTGGTGATGACGAGTACAAGCATATGCTGTGTGTAGAGGCTGCTTGTGTGGAAAAGCCCATTACCTTGAAACCTGGTGAAGAGTGGAGAGGAAGGCAGGAGCTCTCTGCTGTTCCTTCTAGTTACTGCAGCGGACAGCTTAATCCAGAAAGTGCGATCTTAAGTGAGGATATAGGGCCTGCATGA